One Cryptococcus neoformans var. neoformans B-3501A chromosome 10, whole genome shotgun sequence DNA window includes the following coding sequences:
- a CDS encoding hypothetical protein (HMMPfam hit to Mra1, Suppressor Mra1, score: 319.7, E(): 4.2e-93), with amino-acid sequence MSDTPSSDTPPKRRAADTTAVPPQKSSKMSATAPPFNPTRPLTKKPAASFHDIAQEFKPKVKTEEVEDAMEVDKEAEGSARVTKPLPGGKRNVQRADFVPVQASVPKSTEDKENTRRLIVVLSQACLEAYKISSGSAGKSSAKEAKYALLNCDDHQGILAKTGRDIADARPDITHQCLLTLLDSPLNKAGLLQVYIHTAKGVLIEVNPSVRIPRTFKRFSGLMVQLLHKLSIRGVNGSEKLLRVIKNPITDHLPTNCIKLTLSADAPTVRLSKYLNTLPESHSVCVFVGAMARGADNFADQFVDQKVSISDYSLSASVACGKFCCAMEEIWDIV; translated from the exons ATGTCAGACACCCCTTCCTCAGACACCCCTCCCAAACGACGTGCTGCCGATACCACCGCCGTTCCTCCTCAAAAATCTTCCAAAATGTCCGCGACAGCTCCTCCCTTCAATCCTACTCGCCCTTTAACGAAAAAACCTGCTGCTTCATTCCACGATATCGCCCAGGAATTCAAGCCCAAAGTCAAAACTGAGGAAGTAGAGGACGCTATGGAGGTGGATAAGGAAGCGGAGGGTTCTGCGAGGGTTACAAAGCCTCTGCCTGGTGGGAAGAGAAACGTACAGAGGGCGGACTTTGTACCCGTCCAGGCTTCTGTGCCTAAGTCTActgaggacaaggagaatACCAGAAGATTGATTGTTGTGCTTTCACAA GCTTGCCTCGAAGCATACAAGATTTCGTCTGGCTCGGCAGGCAAGAGCTCtgcaaaagaagcaaaGTACGCTTTATTGAACTGTGACGACCATCAGGGAATCTTGGCCAAGACAGGTAGAGATATTGCCGATGCTCGACCTGACATCACACATCAA TGCCTTTTGACCCTTCTTGACTCTCCTCTCAACAAAGCCGGCCTCTTGCAGGTGTATATCCATACGGCAAAGGGTGTATTGATCGAGGTGAACCCTAGTGTTAGGATACCGCGAACCTTCAAGCGTTTTTCTGGGTTGATGG TTCAATTGCTTCACAAACTTTCCATAAGGGGTGTTAACGGTAGCGAGAAGCTTTTGAGAGTTATCAAGAACCCTATCACTGATCACCTTCCTACCAACTGCATCAAACTTA CCCTTTCCGCCGATGCCCCAACTGTTCGATTGTCCAAGTACCTTAATACTCTTCCTGAGTCCCATTCTGTCTGTGTCTTCGTTGGTGCCATGGCTAGAGG AGCGGACAACTTTGCAGACCAATTTGTTGACCAAAAGGTCTCAATCAGCGATTACAGTCTTTCGGCGTCTGTGGCATGTGGGAAGTTCTGCTGTGCGATG GAGGAGATTTGGGACATTGTCTAA